The Burkholderiales bacterium genome has a window encoding:
- the tssH gene encoding type VI secretion system ATPase TssH translates to MSEISRVALFGKLNSLGYKAIEGATVFCKLRGNPYVELEHWLTQILQTQDSDLHRILKHFEVDNSRLAADMTQALDRLPRGATSISDLSMLLENAVERAWVYGSLAFGENRVRTGHIVVGMLKTPSLRNNLLNISKQFDRIKVEALMDDFVKITAGSPEEHLGATDGSSMAAPGEASGAMAPAQMGKNEALKRFAVDLTERARKGEIDPITGRDEEIRQIVDILMRRRQNNPILTGEAGVGKTAVVEGFALRIAKGDVPPALKEVSLLSLDIGLLQAGASMKGEFENRLRQVIEEVQASPKPIILFIDEAHTLIGAGGAAGTGDAANLLKPALARGTLRTVAATTWAEYKKYFEKDPALTRRFQTVQVHEPDEHKALLMVRGVASTLEKHHRVQLLDEALEAAVRLSHRYIPARQLPDKAVSLLDTACARVAISQHATPPEVEDCRRRIESLETELEIIGREEAIGIYAANRRSDAEEKIGAERERLVGLEERWQKEKGIVDNILELRQKLRAGGKPVDSAAAAPAAASAAPPAAPAADKPAAAAEQPELTPEQRAEVLNELHKAQDALRELQGETPLIMPSVDEQAVSSVVADWTGIPVGRMVKDEIETVLKLAESLNARVIGQRHGLEMIAKRIQTSRAKLDNPNKPIGVFMLAGTSGVGKTETALALAEALYGGEQNVITINMSEFQEAHTVSTLKGAPPGYVGYGEGGILTEAVRRRPYSVVLLDEVEKAHPDVHEIFFQVFDKGWMEDGEGRYIDFKNTIILLTTNAGSDLIMSMCKDPELMPDPESLAKALRQPLLQVFPPALLGRLVVIPYYPLSDEMMGAIVRLQLGRIQKRVKENHKLPLEYDDEVVKLIVSRCNEVESGGRMVDAILTNTVLPHISREFLSRLVEAKPVSRVRLSVADGDFQYAFD, encoded by the coding sequence ATGAGCGAAATCAGCCGCGTCGCACTATTCGGAAAACTCAACAGCCTGGGCTACAAGGCGATCGAAGGAGCCACGGTCTTCTGCAAGCTGCGCGGCAACCCGTACGTGGAGCTCGAGCACTGGCTCACGCAGATCCTGCAGACACAGGATTCCGACCTGCACCGCATCCTGAAGCACTTCGAGGTGGACAACTCGCGCCTCGCCGCCGACATGACGCAGGCGCTGGACCGTTTGCCGCGCGGCGCGACGTCGATCTCCGATCTCTCGATGCTGCTCGAGAACGCCGTCGAGCGCGCGTGGGTCTACGGGTCGCTGGCCTTCGGCGAGAACCGCGTGCGCACCGGCCATATCGTCGTCGGCATGCTCAAGACCCCGTCGCTGCGCAACAACCTCCTCAACATCTCCAAGCAGTTCGACCGCATCAAGGTCGAGGCGCTGATGGACGACTTCGTGAAGATCACCGCGGGCTCGCCCGAAGAGCACCTCGGCGCGACCGACGGATCGTCGATGGCCGCTCCGGGCGAAGCGAGCGGCGCGATGGCGCCGGCGCAGATGGGCAAGAACGAAGCGCTGAAGCGCTTTGCGGTCGACCTCACCGAGCGCGCGCGCAAAGGCGAGATCGATCCGATCACCGGCCGCGACGAGGAGATCCGGCAGATCGTCGACATCCTCATGCGCCGCCGCCAGAACAACCCGATCCTCACCGGCGAGGCCGGCGTGGGCAAGACCGCGGTCGTCGAAGGCTTTGCGCTGCGCATCGCCAAGGGCGACGTGCCGCCGGCGCTGAAGGAAGTGTCGCTGCTCTCGCTCGACATCGGTCTGTTGCAGGCCGGCGCCAGCATGAAAGGCGAGTTCGAGAACCGCCTGCGCCAGGTGATCGAGGAAGTGCAGGCTTCGCCGAAGCCGATCATCCTTTTCATCGACGAGGCGCACACCCTGATCGGCGCGGGCGGCGCGGCCGGCACGGGGGACGCCGCGAACCTGCTCAAGCCCGCGCTCGCGCGCGGCACGCTGCGCACCGTCGCCGCGACGACGTGGGCCGAATACAAGAAGTACTTCGAGAAGGACCCGGCGCTCACCCGCCGCTTCCAGACCGTGCAGGTTCACGAGCCCGACGAGCACAAGGCGCTGCTCATGGTGCGCGGCGTCGCATCGACGCTGGAGAAGCATCACCGCGTGCAGCTCCTCGACGAAGCGCTCGAAGCCGCAGTGCGCCTGTCGCACCGCTACATTCCCGCGCGCCAGCTTCCCGACAAAGCGGTCAGCCTGCTCGATACCGCGTGCGCGCGCGTCGCGATCAGCCAGCACGCGACGCCGCCCGAAGTCGAAGACTGCCGGCGCCGCATCGAGTCGCTGGAGACCGAGCTCGAGATCATCGGGCGTGAAGAAGCGATCGGCATCTACGCCGCGAACCGGCGCAGCGACGCGGAGGAAAAGATCGGCGCCGAACGCGAGCGCCTCGTCGGTCTCGAAGAGCGCTGGCAGAAGGAGAAAGGCATCGTCGACAACATCCTCGAGCTGCGGCAGAAGCTGCGCGCGGGCGGCAAGCCGGTCGACAGCGCAGCCGCCGCGCCGGCGGCGGCGAGCGCTGCGCCGCCGGCCGCTCCCGCCGCCGACAAACCTGCGGCCGCCGCCGAGCAGCCCGAGCTCACGCCCGAGCAGCGCGCCGAGGTGCTGAACGAGCTGCACAAGGCGCAGGACGCGCTGCGCGAGTTGCAGGGTGAGACGCCGCTCATCATGCCCAGCGTCGACGAGCAGGCGGTCTCTTCGGTCGTCGCCGACTGGACCGGCATACCGGTGGGCAGGATGGTGAAGGACGAGATCGAGACCGTGCTCAAGCTCGCCGAGTCGCTCAACGCGCGCGTCATCGGCCAGCGTCACGGGCTGGAGATGATCGCCAAGCGCATCCAGACTTCGCGCGCCAAGCTCGACAACCCGAACAAGCCGATCGGCGTGTTCATGCTCGCCGGCACTTCGGGCGTGGGCAAGACCGAGACCGCGCTGGCGCTCGCCGAAGCGCTCTACGGCGGCGAGCAGAACGTCATCACGATCAACATGAGCGAGTTCCAGGAAGCGCACACCGTCTCGACGCTCAAAGGCGCGCCTCCGGGATACGTCGGCTACGGCGAAGGCGGGATCCTCACCGAGGCCGTGCGCCGCCGTCCGTACTCGGTCGTGCTGCTCGACGAGGTCGAGAAAGCGCATCCGGACGTGCACGAGATCTTCTTCCAGGTGTTCGACAAAGGCTGGATGGAGGACGGCGAAGGGCGCTACATCGACTTCAAGAACACGATCATCCTGCTCACGACGAACGCCGGTTCCGATCTGATCATGAGCATGTGCAAGGACCCCGAGCTCATGCCCGATCCGGAGTCGCTCGCCAAAGCGCTGCGCCAGCCGCTGCTGCAGGTGTTCCCGCCGGCGCTGCTCGGCCGCCTCGTCGTCATCCCGTACTACCCGCTGTCCGACGAGATGATGGGAGCGATCGTGCGACTGCAGCTGGGCCGCATACAAAAGCGTGTCAAGGAGAACCACAAGCTGCCGCTCGAGTATGACGACGAAGTGGTGAAGCTCATCGTGAGCCGCTGCAACGAAGTGGAGAGCGGCGGGCGCATGGTCGACGCGATCCTCACGAACACCGTGCTTCCGCACATCAGCCGCGAGTTCCTGTCGCGTCTGGTCGAAGCCAAGCCGGTGTCGAGAGTGCGCCTGTCCGTCGCCGACGGCGACTTCCAGTATGCTTTCGATTGA
- the tssG gene encoding type VI secretion system baseplate subunit TssG gives MRATADTLNGDAPALPEMPSAAIELPLGAMPLRADRERAFAQKRADLFRSLEAQPFHYDFFQVLRRIESLFPEKPRIGTSLRPADDPVRFAQEPALTFAPATLSSFTPPNDNSRYPRLEVRFFGLLGPNGPLPLHLTEYARERQMHGGDRTFARFLDIFHHRFVSMFYRAWAQAQPTVSLDRPHADRFAGYSGALIGIGIPSVLKRDALPDHAKLFYSGLLARHVRNADGLAALLSGFFRIPVRVEQFVGHWLTLPVHDRTRLGAKAGSLGAGAMLGSRVWDRQHKFSLWIGPLALEQYESFLPGGNALPKIVAWVRQYINFELDWDLRLVLRHAEVPKIRLGRYGRLGWTTWLGKRAPRTRDADDLRLDPEELLRAKHPAYASNAPAGTF, from the coding sequence ATGCGGGCAACGGCCGATACTCTGAACGGCGACGCGCCCGCGCTGCCCGAGATGCCGTCCGCGGCGATCGAGCTCCCGCTCGGCGCGATGCCGCTGCGCGCCGATCGCGAGCGCGCGTTCGCGCAAAAGCGCGCCGACCTCTTCCGGTCGCTCGAAGCGCAGCCGTTCCACTACGATTTCTTCCAGGTCCTGCGGCGTATCGAGTCGCTGTTTCCGGAGAAGCCGCGCATCGGCACGTCGCTGCGACCCGCCGACGATCCGGTCCGATTCGCGCAGGAACCCGCGCTCACCTTCGCGCCTGCGACCCTGTCGTCATTCACGCCGCCGAACGACAACTCGCGCTATCCGCGCCTGGAAGTGCGCTTCTTCGGACTGCTCGGGCCCAATGGTCCGCTGCCGCTGCACCTGACCGAGTACGCGCGCGAGCGCCAGATGCACGGCGGGGACCGCACCTTCGCGCGCTTCCTCGACATCTTCCACCATCGATTCGTGTCGATGTTTTACCGCGCGTGGGCGCAGGCGCAGCCGACCGTCAGCCTCGACCGTCCGCACGCGGACCGCTTCGCGGGCTATTCCGGCGCGCTCATCGGCATCGGCATACCGAGCGTGCTCAAGCGCGACGCGCTGCCCGATCACGCGAAGCTCTTTTACTCCGGATTGCTCGCGCGCCACGTGCGCAACGCCGACGGGCTCGCCGCGCTGCTCTCCGGCTTCTTCCGCATTCCGGTGCGCGTCGAGCAGTTCGTCGGCCACTGGCTCACGCTGCCCGTCCACGATCGCACGCGGCTCGGCGCCAAAGCGGGCTCGCTCGGCGCCGGCGCGATGCTCGGATCGAGGGTGTGGGACCGCCAGCACAAGTTCAGCCTCTGGATCGGGCCGCTCGCGCTCGAGCAGTACGAGAGCTTCCTGCCGGGCGGCAACGCGCTGCCGAAGATCGTCGCGTGGGTGCGGCAGTACATCAACTTCGAGCTCGACTGGGACCTGCGCCTCGTGCTGCGGCACGCCGAAGTGCCGAAGATACGGCTCGGCCGGTACGGCCGCCTCGGCTGGACGACGTGGCTCGGCAAGCGCGCGCCGCGCACCCGCGACGCCGACGACCTGCGGCTCGATCCCGAAGAGCTTTTACGTGCCAAACATCCCGCCTACGCCTCGAACGCGCCCGCGGGAACCTTTTAA
- the tssF gene encoding type VI secretion system baseplate subunit TssF, whose translation MDPRLLRYYNQELQHLREVGAEFSKQFPKIAARLGMEGIEVTDPYVERLLEGVAFMAARVQLKIDAEFPRFTQRLLEIVYPNYLAPMPAMLVARIEPQLDDANLAKGFVVPRGSSLQAQTGRGDKTACEFRTAHDVTLWPLEITGAEYFSFAPDLPLGALGAGQRVKGGVRLRLRSTGGLPFNKLELDRLRVFISGADEAAYKLYELCHGACIGGIVRPLPQPAPWHELLSAECVKPAGFADEEALLPVTLRSFQGYRLLQEYFAFPQRFCFFDIEELGSAVRRHAGNELEIALLFERGDPSLESVVDAANFQLFCAPAINLFPKRADRIHLSDSVSMHHVVPDRTRPMDFEVYEVTGVTGYGIGVDSEQTFHPFYSAFHTEDVRRPAYYVSHREPRLLSEHQKQTGLRTSYVGTEVFLSLVDSREAPYKTDLRQLAVTALCTNRDLPLQMPLHVGKTDFTLGSAAPVAAIRCVKGPSKPLAPLGEGALAWRFISHLSLNYLSLLDSSESDGAAALREILSLYAASADTAMKRQIDGVRSVRTKRSVRRLPYVGRIAYGRGIEVELEVDELAFQGGSAFLFGSVMEQFFSRHVAINSFTETALRSLARGPIMRWVPRCGQRPIL comes from the coding sequence ATGGATCCACGGCTCCTCCGCTATTACAACCAGGAGCTTCAGCACCTGCGCGAAGTGGGCGCGGAGTTCTCCAAGCAGTTCCCGAAGATCGCGGCGCGGTTGGGCATGGAAGGGATCGAGGTCACCGATCCCTACGTCGAGCGGCTGCTCGAAGGTGTGGCGTTCATGGCTGCGCGCGTGCAGCTCAAGATCGACGCCGAGTTCCCGCGCTTCACACAGCGGCTGCTCGAGATCGTCTATCCCAACTATCTCGCGCCGATGCCGGCGATGCTCGTCGCGCGGATCGAGCCGCAGCTGGACGATGCCAACCTCGCCAAGGGGTTCGTCGTGCCGCGCGGCAGCTCGCTGCAGGCCCAGACCGGCCGCGGCGACAAGACGGCGTGCGAGTTCCGCACCGCACACGACGTGACACTCTGGCCCCTCGAGATCACCGGCGCCGAGTACTTCTCCTTCGCGCCCGACCTGCCGCTGGGCGCGCTCGGCGCTGGCCAGCGCGTGAAAGGCGGCGTGCGCCTGCGGCTGCGCTCGACCGGCGGGCTCCCGTTCAACAAGCTCGAGCTCGACCGCCTGCGCGTGTTCATCTCGGGCGCCGACGAAGCCGCCTACAAGCTCTACGAGCTTTGTCACGGTGCGTGCATCGGCGGCATCGTCCGGCCGCTGCCGCAGCCCGCGCCATGGCATGAGCTCCTGTCGGCCGAGTGCGTGAAGCCCGCGGGCTTCGCCGACGAGGAGGCGCTGCTGCCGGTCACGCTGCGCAGCTTCCAGGGCTATCGCCTGCTGCAGGAGTACTTCGCTTTTCCCCAGCGCTTCTGCTTCTTCGACATCGAGGAACTGGGATCCGCGGTGCGCCGCCATGCCGGCAACGAGCTCGAGATCGCGCTCCTCTTCGAGCGCGGCGATCCTTCGCTCGAAAGCGTCGTCGACGCGGCCAACTTCCAGCTCTTCTGCGCGCCGGCGATCAATCTCTTTCCCAAGCGCGCCGACCGCATCCACCTGTCCGACAGCGTGAGCATGCATCACGTCGTCCCGGACCGGACCCGGCCGATGGACTTCGAGGTGTACGAGGTCACCGGCGTGACCGGCTACGGCATCGGCGTCGACAGCGAGCAGACGTTCCATCCGTTCTACTCCGCGTTCCACACCGAGGACGTGCGCAGGCCCGCGTACTACGTCTCCCATCGCGAGCCGAGGCTGCTGTCCGAGCACCAGAAGCAGACGGGACTGCGCACGAGCTACGTCGGCACCGAAGTGTTCCTCTCGCTCGTCGATTCGCGCGAGGCGCCGTACAAGACCGACCTGCGGCAGCTCGCGGTGACCGCGCTGTGCACCAATCGCGACCTGCCCCTGCAGATGCCGCTGCACGTGGGCAAGACCGATTTCACGCTCGGCTCGGCCGCGCCGGTGGCGGCGATCCGCTGCGTCAAAGGACCCTCCAAGCCGCTCGCGCCGCTCGGTGAGGGCGCGCTCGCATGGCGATTCATCAGCCATCTGTCGCTCAACTATCTGTCGCTGCTCGATTCGAGCGAATCCGACGGCGCTGCGGCGCTGCGCGAGATCCTGTCGCTCTACGCGGCGAGCGCCGACACGGCGATGAAGCGGCAGATCGACGGCGTGCGCAGCGTGCGCACCAAACGGTCGGTGCGGAGGCTGCCGTACGTCGGGCGCATCGCCTACGGGCGAGGCATCGAAGTGGAGCTCGAGGTCGACGAGCTCGCGTTCCAGGGCGGGAGCGCGTTCCTTTTCGGTTCCGTGATGGAGCAGTTCTTCTCGCGCCACGTCGCGATCAATTCGTTCACCGAGACCGCCCTGCGCTCGCTCGCGCGGGGACCGATCATGCGTTGGGTGCCGCGATGCGGGCAACGGCCGATACTCTGA